One Kineococcus endophyticus genomic region harbors:
- a CDS encoding bifunctional acetate--CoA ligase family protein/GNAT family N-acetyltransferase, which produces MPLPPVGYPTRWEADVALRDGGTAHVRPIRPEDADAVAAFHDRQSDESRYFRFFAPMPRLSRRDLARFTQVDHVDRVALVATVGEDIVGIARFDAAPVRPGRPRSAEVAFNISDAHQGRGLGSVLLEHLAAAARERGIRRFTADVLPTNAKMIGVFREAGFEVRQGFSDGVLDVSFDIDPTERSVDVMQAREQRAEARSLTALLTPRSVVVVGARRTVGTVGHRLLADLLAGDFAGTVHAVNAAGAGEELLGVRLHATVADIGEPVDLAVVAVAPATVLEAVTDCAAAGVRGLVVVSSGFAETGPEGVGLQRELVRIARANGMRVIGPNSFGVVNTAADVRLNASLAQEVPPPGRFGLFSQSGALAVTVLSSAHRRGLGISTFVSAGNRADVSGNDLMQFWHDDEATAAVGLYLESVGNPRKFSRVARRLARRKPVIVVKSGASGFGVPPGHTVRRSQVPFEVVDSMLRQAGVIRVENVHQLFDVAQVTVEQPLPEGARIAIVGNSDALGTLAADACVSWGLQVVHGPASVHPEAPVEEFTAALRDAFADPEVDAVVASWVPPTATVDAAVATAVARTAAEGGKTCVTCFLGTRSVSAARVGSGDPGDDCPSVPSFPTPEDAVRALASVVRYAQWRRKERGHPVAPEGVDLPRARAVVDRVLAAHPDGALLDREARTELLTAVGVPLLPRAEVAAGEDAAEEAVRAAERFGWPVALKTVGEALAGRQDLRGVRLGLSSADALRAAVGEMRAVFGSEVKALAVQPMAPLGVPCLVRSTEDPLFGPVLAFGVEGDPIDLMGDVAYRIPPLTDVDVADLVRSVKAAPKLFGHRGSPRLDVLALEDVVARVAVLADALPELAELRLSPVLVAEQGLTCLDAVVRVAPPQGRADPDRRTLPT; this is translated from the coding sequence ATGCCGCTGCCGCCCGTGGGCTACCCGACCCGGTGGGAGGCCGACGTCGCCCTGCGCGACGGCGGGACGGCGCACGTGCGGCCCATCCGGCCCGAGGACGCCGACGCGGTCGCGGCCTTCCACGACCGGCAGTCCGACGAGTCCCGCTACTTCCGCTTCTTCGCCCCCATGCCCCGGCTCTCGCGACGCGACCTGGCCCGCTTCACCCAGGTCGACCACGTCGACCGCGTCGCGCTCGTGGCGACCGTGGGGGAGGACATCGTCGGCATCGCGCGCTTCGACGCCGCCCCCGTCCGCCCCGGCCGGCCCCGCTCGGCGGAGGTCGCCTTCAACATCTCCGACGCCCACCAGGGACGCGGCCTGGGGTCCGTGCTGCTCGAGCACCTCGCCGCCGCTGCTCGCGAACGCGGCATCCGCCGCTTCACCGCCGACGTCCTGCCGACGAACGCCAAGATGATCGGCGTCTTCCGCGAGGCCGGTTTCGAGGTCCGCCAGGGGTTCTCCGACGGCGTCCTCGACGTGTCCTTCGACATCGACCCGACCGAGCGCTCCGTCGACGTCATGCAGGCCCGCGAGCAGCGCGCCGAGGCCCGCAGCCTGACGGCCCTGCTGACCCCGCGCTCGGTCGTCGTCGTGGGCGCCCGGCGCACCGTCGGCACCGTCGGGCACCGGTTGCTGGCCGACCTGCTGGCGGGGGACTTCGCCGGCACCGTCCACGCCGTGAACGCCGCCGGGGCCGGGGAGGAACTCCTCGGGGTCCGCCTGCACGCCACCGTCGCCGACATCGGCGAACCCGTCGACCTCGCCGTGGTCGCCGTCGCCCCCGCGACCGTCCTGGAGGCCGTGACCGACTGCGCCGCAGCCGGTGTGCGCGGTCTCGTGGTCGTCTCCAGTGGTTTCGCCGAGACCGGTCCCGAGGGAGTGGGGCTGCAGCGCGAACTGGTCCGCATCGCCCGCGCCAACGGCATGCGCGTCATCGGCCCGAACTCCTTCGGCGTCGTGAACACCGCCGCCGACGTCCGCCTGAACGCCTCGCTCGCCCAGGAGGTGCCGCCGCCGGGCCGGTTCGGGTTGTTCAGCCAGTCCGGGGCCCTGGCCGTCACCGTCCTCAGTTCCGCGCACCGCCGCGGCCTGGGGATCTCGACGTTCGTCTCGGCCGGCAACCGCGCGGACGTCTCGGGCAACGACCTCATGCAGTTCTGGCACGACGACGAGGCCACCGCCGCCGTCGGCCTCTACCTCGAGAGCGTCGGGAACCCCCGCAAGTTCAGCCGCGTCGCCCGCCGGCTGGCCCGCCGCAAACCCGTCATCGTCGTCAAGTCCGGCGCCTCGGGTTTCGGTGTCCCGCCCGGGCACACCGTCCGGCGCTCGCAGGTGCCGTTCGAGGTCGTCGACAGCATGCTGCGGCAGGCCGGCGTCATCCGCGTCGAGAACGTCCACCAGCTCTTCGACGTGGCCCAGGTGACCGTCGAGCAGCCGCTGCCCGAGGGCGCCCGCATCGCCATCGTCGGGAACTCCGACGCCCTGGGGACCCTCGCCGCCGACGCCTGCGTCAGCTGGGGGCTGCAGGTCGTCCACGGACCCGCGTCCGTGCACCCCGAGGCCCCCGTCGAGGAGTTCACCGCCGCCCTGCGCGACGCCTTCGCCGACCCCGAGGTCGACGCCGTGGTGGCGAGCTGGGTGCCCCCCACCGCCACGGTGGACGCCGCCGTGGCCACGGCCGTCGCCCGCACCGCGGCCGAGGGCGGCAAGACGTGCGTGACGTGCTTCCTGGGGACCCGGTCGGTGTCGGCGGCCCGTGTCGGTTCGGGGGACCCGGGGGACGACTGCCCGTCGGTCCCGAGCTTCCCCACCCCCGAGGACGCGGTCCGGGCCCTGGCCTCGGTCGTGCGGTACGCGCAGTGGCGGCGCAAGGAGCGCGGCCACCCCGTCGCGCCCGAGGGCGTCGACCTGCCGCGGGCGCGCGCCGTGGTCGACCGGGTCCTGGCCGCCCACCCCGACGGCGCCCTGCTGGACCGCGAGGCCCGGACCGAGCTGCTCACCGCCGTCGGCGTCCCCCTGCTGCCGCGCGCCGAGGTCGCGGCCGGGGAGGACGCCGCCGAGGAGGCCGTGCGCGCCGCGGAGCGCTTCGGGTGGCCCGTCGCGCTCAAGACCGTCGGGGAGGCGCTGGCGGGCCGGCAGGACCTGCGGGGCGTCCGCCTCGGGCTGTCCAGCGCCGACGCGCTGCGCGCCGCGGTGGGCGAGATGCGGGCCGTCTTCGGCTCGGAGGTGAAGGCCCTGGCCGTGCAGCCCATGGCCCCGCTCGGCGTCCCCTGCCTCGTCCGCAGCACCGAGGACCCCCTGTTCGGGCCCGTGCTCGCCTTCGGCGTCGAGGGCGACCCGATCGACCTCATGGGGGACGTCGCCTACCGCATCCCGCCGCTGACCGACGTCGACGTCGCCGACCTCGTCCGCTCCGTCAAGGCCGCACCCAAGCTGTTCGGGCACCGCGGGTCCCCGCGCCTGGACGTGCTGGCCCTGGAGGACGTCGTCGCCCGCGTCGCCGTGCTCGCCGACGCGCTGCCCGAGCTCGCCGAGCTGCGGCTGAGCCCCGTCCTCGTCGCCGAGCAGGGGCTGACGTGCCTGGACGCCGTCGTCCGCGTCGCGCCCCCGCAGGGCCGCGCCGACCCCGACCGCCGGACCCTGCCCACCTGA
- a CDS encoding M20 family metallopeptidase, whose protein sequence is MADATPRDRHDPTRPTTPDGTYLAGVRAAIDRAAGTADPLRSTHTGASEEVLAATEAAVEGFGEDLLALSHSLHAHPEEGFAEHDSVRAAADLLARHDVDAQVGVHGLQTALRASVSAGEGPTVAVLAEYDALPGIGHGCGHNVICATAVGAFLGLVQALRSGAVGGTVVLLGTPAEEGGGGKELMARDGAFDGVDAVVMLHPFSYDVAIQPFLGRRQVRATYRGVAAHASAQPFMGRNALDAVVAGYTGIAMLRQHITPSDRVHGIVVDGGQRPNVVPATASAEYYVRSAEPATLADLCSRVELVLRAAAAMTGTGVELEWDRQPAYLPIRANRELAARWTTHQQRRGRTALPPGVVPETLSGSTDLGNVSVRVPSIHPMLAISSPDLSLHTAEFAAAAGSATGDRGVLDGAVGLALTALDVLADPELLAAVQAEFEEAGGVLDVEEFLR, encoded by the coding sequence ATGGCTGACGCGACCCCCCGGGACCGGCACGACCCCACGCGCCCGACGACTCCGGACGGCACCTACCTCGCCGGGGTCCGGGCCGCGATCGACCGGGCCGCCGGGACCGCCGACCCCCTGCGCAGCACGCACACCGGGGCGTCCGAGGAGGTCCTCGCCGCCACCGAGGCCGCCGTGGAGGGGTTCGGGGAGGACCTGCTGGCGCTGAGCCACTCCCTGCACGCCCATCCCGAGGAGGGTTTCGCCGAGCACGACTCCGTCCGGGCCGCGGCGGACCTGCTGGCCCGCCACGACGTCGACGCGCAGGTGGGGGTGCACGGGCTCCAGACGGCGCTGCGCGCGAGCGTGAGCGCGGGCGAGGGCCCCACCGTCGCCGTGCTGGCCGAGTACGACGCGCTGCCCGGCATCGGTCACGGCTGCGGGCACAACGTCATCTGCGCCACCGCGGTCGGCGCGTTCCTCGGGCTCGTCCAGGCCCTGCGCTCGGGTGCCGTCGGCGGGACCGTCGTCCTGCTCGGCACCCCGGCCGAGGAGGGCGGCGGGGGCAAGGAACTCATGGCCCGCGACGGCGCGTTCGACGGCGTCGACGCCGTCGTCATGCTGCACCCGTTCTCCTACGACGTCGCGATCCAGCCGTTCCTGGGCCGCCGGCAGGTGCGGGCCACCTACCGCGGGGTCGCCGCCCACGCCTCGGCCCAGCCGTTCATGGGGCGCAACGCCCTCGACGCCGTCGTCGCGGGGTACACCGGGATCGCGATGCTGCGCCAGCACATCACCCCCAGCGACCGCGTCCACGGGATCGTCGTCGACGGCGGGCAACGCCCCAACGTCGTGCCCGCGACGGCGAGTGCGGAGTACTACGTCCGCTCGGCCGAACCGGCCACGCTCGCCGACCTGTGCTCACGGGTGGAACTCGTCCTGCGGGCCGCGGCCGCGATGACCGGCACCGGCGTCGAGCTCGAGTGGGACCGCCAGCCCGCCTACCTGCCGATCCGGGCGAACCGGGAGCTCGCGGCCCGCTGGACGACGCACCAGCAGCGCCGGGGCCGGACGGCGCTGCCCCCGGGCGTCGTCCCCGAGACGCTGTCCGGCTCCACCGACCTCGGGAACGTCAGCGTCCGCGTCCCCTCGATCCACCCGATGCTCGCGATCTCCTCCCCCGACCTGTCGTTGCACACCGCCGAGTTCGCCGCCGCCGCGGGGTCGGCGACGGGCGACCGCGGAGTGCTCGACGGGGCCGTCGGGCTGGCGCTCACGGCGCTGGACGTCCTCGCCGACCCCGAACTCCTCGCCGCGGTGCAGGCCGAGTTCGAGGAGGCGGGCGGGGTGCTGGACGTCGAGGAGTTCCTGCGGTGA
- a CDS encoding alpha/beta hydrolase family protein has translation MTSCTVEPFRTTVRGLELRGTRYRPAGDGPAPTAVLFHGFGGSRVETTGVFVTLARRLVAAGTGVVAFDRAGHGESDGEFFDTTVTQDVEDSRRVLDVVAALPGVDAQDLHLVGMSLGSVVASVVAADRPAGIRSLTMWSTAAVFADEVRGGTLQGRPLDVLDGQGFFDFLGQRLGPALREDARGWDPWARAAGWRGPTLLLHGTDDFVPLGCARRYLDDDVLGDRAELVVVEGADHGWAQLPQRDTVVAATVAFTTRHARRA, from the coding sequence GTGACGTCCTGCACCGTCGAACCCTTCCGCACCACCGTGCGCGGGCTGGAGCTGCGGGGGACGCGGTACCGGCCAGCCGGGGACGGTCCGGCCCCCACGGCGGTGCTGTTCCACGGGTTCGGGGGTTCCCGCGTCGAGACGACGGGCGTCTTCGTCACGCTCGCCCGCCGCCTCGTGGCCGCGGGGACCGGTGTCGTCGCGTTCGACCGCGCCGGGCACGGCGAGAGCGACGGCGAGTTCTTCGACACCACGGTCACGCAGGACGTCGAGGACTCCCGGCGGGTCCTCGACGTGGTGGCCGCGCTCCCCGGCGTGGACGCGCAGGACCTGCACCTCGTGGGCATGAGCCTGGGGTCGGTCGTCGCCTCCGTCGTCGCCGCGGACCGTCCCGCCGGGATCCGCTCGCTGACCATGTGGTCGACCGCGGCCGTGTTCGCCGACGAGGTGCGCGGCGGCACCCTGCAGGGCAGGCCGCTCGACGTCCTCGACGGACAGGGGTTCTTCGACTTCCTCGGGCAGCGGCTCGGACCGGCGCTGCGCGAGGACGCCCGGGGCTGGGACCCGTGGGCCCGGGCCGCGGGCTGGCGCGGCCCGACCCTGCTGCTGCACGGGACCGACGACTTCGTCCCGCTCGGGTGCGCCCGCCGCTACCTCGACGACGACGTCCTCGGCGACCGGGCCGAGCTCGTCGTCGTCGAGGGGGCCGACCACGGCTGGGCCCAGCTGCCGCAACGGGACACCGTCGTGGCGGCCACGGTGGCGTTCACCACCCGGCACGCACGGCGGGCGTGA
- a CDS encoding DNA gyrase/topoisomerase IV subunit A codes for MQGAFLEYAYSVIYSRALPDARDGLKPVQRRILYMMQDMGLIPARAHVKSARVVGEVMGKLHPHGDVAIYDALVRQAQAFTMRLPLIDGHGNFGSLDAGPAAQRYTEARMAPAALLMTTGLDEDVVDFVPNYDDRLKEPGVLPAAFPNLLVNGASGIAVGMATNMPPHNLVEVVNAARHLIKHPDADLPALMRFVPGPDFPTGGRIVGLEGIRDAYAAGRGTFRTRASVKVEKIGRRQGLVVTELPYGVGPERLVEKIADNVKNKRLQGIADVTDLSDRRNGMRLVIEVKNGFNPEAVLEQLYRLTPMEETFGINNVALVEGQPRTLGLKELLEVFVGHRVDVVRRRTQFRLGKAQDRLHLVDGLLLAIIDIDEVIAIVRSSDDANAALARLVERFSLSETQGRYILDMQLRRLTRFSRIELEREQAELQATIAELQAILDDEQRLRTLVSDELGQVAADHGTPRRTVLLTSSGPATGAAAAAQLEIEDDPCWVLLSSTGLLARTSSAEPLGTEGRRARHDLVTAAAPATARGDVGVLTSAGRLVKVSVLELPTLPPVAGRPNLSGGTSVKEFVTLGKGERALTIVPLPVAGVEDPDDPGFALATASGVVKRVVPEPLGNRPEVEVIALKDLTARQKDEVVAATALTTGQEDLVFVTTDAQLLRFSAALVRPQGRGAAGMAGIKLSPGARVVAMTAVAADATDAVVVTVAGDAAGGASQVGSAKVTPLSEYPSKGRATGGVRCHRFARGEDSLLLAWAGRGPAEAATSTGSAVALPGPQGRRDGSGTALDKPVAAVGGPPATS; via the coding sequence ATGCAGGGCGCGTTCCTCGAGTACGCCTACTCGGTCATCTACTCCCGGGCCCTGCCCGACGCCCGCGACGGCCTCAAGCCGGTCCAGCGCCGCATCCTCTACATGATGCAGGACATGGGGTTGATCCCCGCCCGGGCGCACGTGAAGTCCGCCCGCGTCGTCGGTGAGGTGATGGGCAAGCTCCACCCGCACGGCGACGTCGCGATCTACGACGCCCTCGTCCGCCAGGCGCAGGCCTTCACCATGCGGCTGCCCCTCATCGACGGGCACGGCAACTTCGGCTCCCTCGACGCCGGTCCGGCCGCACAGCGGTACACCGAGGCCCGGATGGCGCCCGCCGCGCTGCTCATGACGACGGGGCTGGACGAGGACGTCGTCGACTTCGTCCCGAACTACGACGACCGCCTCAAGGAGCCCGGCGTCCTGCCCGCGGCGTTCCCGAACCTGCTCGTCAACGGGGCCAGCGGCATCGCCGTCGGCATGGCGACGAACATGCCGCCGCACAACCTCGTCGAGGTCGTCAACGCGGCCCGGCACCTCATCAAGCACCCCGACGCGGACCTGCCGGCGCTCATGCGGTTCGTCCCCGGTCCGGACTTCCCCACCGGCGGGCGCATCGTCGGCCTGGAGGGCATCCGCGACGCCTACGCCGCGGGCCGCGGCACGTTCCGCACCCGGGCCAGCGTCAAGGTGGAGAAGATCGGGCGCCGGCAGGGCCTGGTCGTCACCGAACTGCCCTACGGCGTCGGCCCCGAACGCCTCGTCGAGAAGATCGCCGACAACGTCAAGAACAAGCGCCTGCAGGGCATCGCGGACGTCACGGACCTGTCCGACCGCCGCAACGGCATGCGCCTGGTCATCGAGGTCAAGAACGGGTTCAACCCCGAGGCGGTGCTGGAACAGCTCTACCGGCTGACGCCGATGGAGGAGACGTTCGGCATCAACAACGTGGCCCTCGTCGAGGGCCAGCCGCGGACGCTGGGGCTGAAGGAACTCCTCGAGGTGTTCGTCGGGCACCGCGTCGACGTCGTCCGCCGGCGCACGCAGTTCCGCCTCGGCAAGGCGCAGGACCGCCTGCACCTCGTCGACGGCCTGCTGCTGGCCATCATCGACATCGACGAGGTCATCGCGATCGTGCGGTCCTCCGACGACGCGAACGCCGCGCTGGCCCGCCTGGTCGAGCGGTTCTCCCTGTCCGAGACCCAGGGCCGCTACATCCTCGACATGCAGCTGCGCCGCCTGACGCGGTTCTCCCGCATCGAGCTCGAGCGCGAGCAGGCAGAACTGCAGGCGACGATCGCGGAGCTGCAGGCGATCCTCGACGACGAGCAGCGGTTGCGGACCCTCGTCAGCGACGAGCTCGGCCAGGTGGCGGCCGACCACGGCACCCCGCGCCGGACGGTGCTGCTGACGTCGTCGGGGCCGGCGACGGGTGCGGCGGCCGCGGCGCAGCTGGAGATCGAGGACGACCCGTGCTGGGTGCTGCTGAGCTCGACGGGGTTGCTGGCCCGGACGAGTTCGGCCGAGCCCCTGGGCACCGAGGGCCGGCGCGCCCGGCACGACCTCGTCACCGCCGCCGCCCCGGCCACCGCGCGCGGCGACGTCGGCGTCCTGACCTCGGCCGGCCGGCTGGTCAAGGTCTCGGTGCTGGAACTGCCGACGCTGCCGCCGGTCGCGGGACGGCCGAACCTGTCCGGCGGGACGAGCGTCAAGGAGTTCGTGACGCTCGGCAAGGGCGAACGGGCGCTGACGATCGTGCCGCTGCCCGTGGCGGGCGTGGAGGACCCCGACGACCCGGGGTTCGCGCTGGCCACGGCCTCGGGCGTCGTCAAGCGCGTCGTGCCCGAACCCCTCGGCAACCGTCCGGAGGTCGAGGTCATCGCGCTGAAGGACCTCACGGCCCGGCAGAAGGACGAGGTCGTGGCGGCCACCGCCCTGACCACCGGTCAGGAGGACCTCGTCTTCGTCACGACGGACGCGCAGCTGCTGCGCTTCTCCGCCGCGCTGGTGCGGCCGCAGGGCCGCGGGGCCGCGGGGATGGCGGGGATCAAGCTGTCCCCCGGTGCGCGGGTCGTCGCCATGACGGCTGTCGCGGCGGACGCCACCGACGCGGTGGTCGTCACGGTCGCCGGGGACGCGGCCGGCGGGGCCTCGCAGGTCGGCTCGGCCAAGGTCACCCCGCTGTCGGAGTACCCGTCGAAGGGCCGCGCCACGGGCGGGGTCCGCTGCCACCGGTTCGCGCGCGGCGAGGACTCGCTGCTGCTCGCATGGGCAGGGCGGGGACCGGCCGAGGCCGCGACGTCGACGGGCAGCGCCGTGGCGCTGCCCGGCCCGCAGGGCCGCCGCGACGGGTCGGGCACCGCGCTCGACAAGCCCGTGGCGGCCGTCGGCGGTCCGCCCGCCACGAGCTGA
- a CDS encoding MFS transporter, giving the protein MTARTPSRTGPGAWWVGFVCGMATFVDAAATTGIGIALVLFQARGPGAVGLTPAQIGLLTGVLTAGVAVGSLAGGRLADRFGRRRVFLVTMALIVLGAATPFLGVSVGVLLPGIALIGLGVGADLPAALATISEAATDRNRGKVLVFSNLLGGFGILAAVLVGISYGSTGPTGGHLLFALFGGVGLVVLLLRLTIPESAAWTAARAERERGAGTVRAQRARVRDLGAPQYRRPFATLLVYYTLASLAISVAGSFGTFVAVNVAGVPVDRYQSWTILAMPAAVLGALWFMAVADTRFRMPHYVVGAVAVVVSNLVPVVFGFSLATLVVSVVASTFAGAFCFETIMKVWTQESFPTLLRSTAQGTVYGVARFATAGLNVVTPTLLALDPRGVYLGVTALAAAGFLVGWLGFRNAPRTQFALEAQAEVPEALVGQPQVAR; this is encoded by the coding sequence ATGACTGCGAGGACGCCGTCGCGCACCGGACCCGGTGCCTGGTGGGTGGGGTTCGTCTGCGGCATGGCCACGTTCGTCGACGCGGCTGCGACGACGGGCATCGGCATCGCGCTGGTGCTGTTCCAGGCCCGCGGCCCGGGCGCCGTCGGGCTGACCCCCGCGCAGATCGGGCTCCTCACCGGGGTCCTCACCGCCGGGGTCGCCGTGGGGTCCCTGGCCGGCGGCCGCCTGGCCGACCGGTTCGGCCGCCGCCGCGTGTTCCTCGTGACGATGGCGCTCATCGTCCTCGGGGCGGCCACGCCGTTCCTCGGCGTCAGCGTCGGCGTCCTGCTGCCGGGGATCGCGCTCATCGGGCTCGGGGTGGGGGCCGACCTGCCCGCGGCGCTCGCGACGATCTCCGAGGCCGCCACCGACCGCAACCGCGGGAAGGTCCTGGTGTTCTCCAACCTGCTCGGCGGGTTCGGCATCCTCGCCGCGGTGCTCGTCGGGATCTCCTACGGCTCCACCGGCCCGACCGGTGGGCACCTGCTGTTCGCCCTCTTCGGCGGGGTCGGCCTCGTCGTCCTCCTGCTGCGCCTGACGATCCCGGAGTCCGCGGCCTGGACGGCGGCGCGGGCCGAGCGGGAGCGGGGTGCGGGGACGGTCCGGGCGCAGCGGGCCCGCGTGCGCGACCTCGGCGCCCCGCAGTACCGCCGTCCCTTCGCGACGCTCCTCGTCTACTACACGCTCGCCTCGCTGGCGATCAGCGTCGCCGGCAGCTTCGGCACGTTCGTGGCGGTGAACGTCGCGGGCGTCCCCGTGGACCGCTACCAGTCGTGGACGATCCTCGCGATGCCCGCCGCCGTGCTGGGCGCCCTGTGGTTCATGGCCGTCGCGGACACGAGGTTCCGGATGCCGCACTACGTCGTCGGGGCCGTCGCCGTCGTGGTGTCCAACCTGGTCCCGGTGGTGTTCGGGTTCTCGCTCGCGACCCTCGTCGTCTCGGTCGTCGCGTCCACGTTCGCCGGGGCGTTCTGCTTCGAGACCATCATGAAGGTCTGGACGCAGGAGTCGTTCCCGACGCTGCTGCGCTCGACCGCCCAGGGCACCGTGTACGGGGTCGCGCGGTTCGCGACGGCCGGCCTCAACGTCGTCACCCCGACCCTGCTGGCGCTGGACCCCCGCGGTGTCTACCTCGGCGTGACCGCCCTGGCCGCAGCGGGTTTCCTCGTCGGCTGGCTGGGTTTCCGGAACGCCCCCCGCACCCAGTTCGCGCTCGAGGCGCAGGCCGAGGTCCCGGAGGCGCTCGTGGGGCAGCCCCAGGTCGCCCGGTGA
- a CDS encoding LacI family DNA-binding transcriptional regulator — translation MSGGGPGRRVTLAHVAERAGVSRSAVSFVLSGRTDQRLSEETSARVRRAAEELGYRPNAAARTLRTGRSGTVALVSDFVASTSHANSMVRGALEALRDEGSLLFTVDTQGDPGLEAQVVENLLSRSVDGVLYASMFTRSITVPAALQRVPYVLLNCVPGPGVAARAVVPDEEAAGRAAGEHLLDLGHRDGVWFVGAFRPGFTGGAAWHGWSPLALTERLRGLEAALDSVGATLAGRVPIDADWDPHDGRAAVAGLLASGVRPRALVCANDAVAAGAYQALRRAGLDVPADVSVVGFDGSAISRALDPPLTSVALPQAELGRLAAQLLLGDPTGPPGPPTTADVRRVPMPLVLGESTAPPP, via the coding sequence GTGAGCGGCGGCGGACCCGGGCGCCGGGTGACCCTGGCCCACGTCGCCGAGCGCGCCGGTGTGTCGCGCTCGGCGGTCTCGTTCGTGCTCAGCGGCCGGACCGACCAGCGGTTGTCGGAGGAGACGTCGGCGCGGGTGCGGCGGGCCGCCGAGGAACTCGGGTACCGGCCGAACGCGGCGGCCCGGACGCTGCGCACCGGGCGTTCGGGGACGGTGGCCCTGGTCTCGGACTTCGTCGCCAGCACCTCGCACGCGAACTCGATGGTCCGCGGGGCCTTGGAGGCCCTGCGCGACGAGGGATCCCTGTTGTTCACGGTCGACACGCAGGGCGATCCGGGGCTGGAGGCGCAGGTCGTGGAGAACCTGCTGAGCCGGTCCGTCGACGGGGTGCTCTACGCCTCGATGTTCACCCGGTCGATCACCGTCCCCGCTGCGCTGCAGCGAGTTCCGTACGTCTTGCTGAACTGCGTCCCCGGTCCCGGGGTGGCGGCCAGGGCGGTCGTCCCCGACGAGGAGGCCGCCGGCCGCGCCGCCGGGGAGCACCTGCTCGACCTCGGCCACCGCGACGGGGTCTGGTTCGTCGGCGCCTTCCGGCCGGGTTTCACCGGGGGAGCGGCGTGGCACGGGTGGAGCCCCCTCGCGCTCACCGAGCGCCTGCGGGGCCTGGAGGCCGCGCTGGACTCCGTGGGGGCGACCCTCGCGGGCCGGGTGCCCATCGATGCGGACTGGGACCCGCACGACGGCCGCGCGGCCGTCGCGGGACTGCTCGCCTCCGGGGTCCGGCCGCGGGCGCTCGTGTGCGCCAACGACGCCGTGGCCGCCGGGGCCTACCAGGCCCTGCGCCGGGCGGGGCTGGACGTGCCCGCCGACGTGTCCGTCGTGGGGTTCGACGGCAGCGCGATCAGCCGCGCGCTCGACCCGCCGCTGACCTCGGTCGCCCTGCCCCAGGCCGAGCTCGGGCGGCTCGCGGCGCAGCTGCTGCTCGGCGACCCGACGGGCCCTCCCGGCCCGCCGACGACAGCCGACGTGCGCCGGGTCCCGATGCCCCTGGTGCTCGGCGAGTCCACCGCGCCACCGCCCTGA
- a CDS encoding nitroreductase family protein — protein sequence MEYSEVLRARRMVRRYDGRPVADDVLGRVVAAGLRAPSAGNSQGRDLLVLRSPADRELFWSTTAGTRDAGAAPDRWLTGMRTAPVVVLLLADPAAYARRYAAPDKPGPDRDAATWEVAWPDVDTGMSGLLVLLAAVDEGLGACLFGVPSAAHAAVRAVFAVPADRRVVAALTLGHPAPGEASRPSRLHRRTVADAVHDGRFGVPWSR from the coding sequence GTGGAGTACTCCGAGGTCCTGCGGGCGCGGCGCATGGTCCGCCGCTACGACGGGCGGCCCGTGGCCGACGACGTCCTCGGCCGGGTCGTGGCCGCGGGGCTGCGCGCGCCCAGCGCCGGCAACAGCCAGGGCCGGGACCTGCTGGTGCTGCGCTCGCCGGCCGACCGGGAGCTCTTCTGGAGCACGACCGCGGGGACCCGGGACGCCGGCGCGGCGCCGGACCGTTGGCTGACGGGCATGCGCACGGCCCCCGTCGTCGTGCTGCTGCTGGCCGACCCCGCCGCCTACGCCCGGCGGTACGCCGCCCCCGACAAGCCGGGACCGGACCGCGACGCCGCCACCTGGGAGGTCGCCTGGCCCGACGTCGACACCGGCATGTCCGGTCTGCTGGTCCTGCTCGCGGCCGTCGACGAGGGCCTGGGGGCGTGCCTGTTCGGCGTCCCCTCGGCGGCGCACGCGGCGGTCCGCGCGGTCTTCGCGGTCCCGGCGGACCGGCGCGTCGTCGCGGCGCTCACGCTGGGGCACCCGGCGCCCGGGGAGGCCTCGCGACCGTCCCGGCTGCACCGGCGGACGGTGGCGGACGCGGTGCACGACGGGCGGTTCGGCGTGCCCTGGAGCCGGTGA